The Setaria viridis chromosome 6, Setaria_viridis_v4.0, whole genome shotgun sequence genome contains a region encoding:
- the LOC117861569 gene encoding glycosyltransferase BC10 isoform X2 codes for MKWYQVWKLRFSDMKGVTVPRIRASPRRPRELTDAETAARVVFRHILSTPPFISRNPKIAFMFLTPGQLPFEKLWELFFKGHEGRYTIYVHASQEKPEHISPIFVGRDIHSEKVAWGMISMVDAERRLLAKALEDIDNQHFVLLSESCIPLHNFDYVYDFLMGSRHSFLDCFHDPGPHGVYRYSKNMLPEVRESEFRKGSQWFSMKRQHAMVVIADSVYYTKFRLYCRPGMEEGRNCYADEHYLPTLFHMMDPAGIANWSVTYVDWSEGKWHPRSFRAKDVTYERLKNMTSIDVSRHITSDEKKELLQRPCLWNGLKRPCYLFARKFYPEALDNLVNLFSNYTIF; via the exons ATGAAGTGGTATCAGGTGTGGAAATTACGTTTCAGTGATATGAAGGGTGTTACAGTGCCTCGCATAAGAGCGAGTCCAAGAAGAC CCCGGGAGCTTACTGACGCAGAGACTGCCGCACGTGTTGTCTTTAGGCATATCCTCTCGACACCTCCTTTCATATCAAGGAACCCCAAAATTGCCTTCATGTTCTTGACTCCAGGCCAACTTCCATTTGAAAAATTATGGGAGTTGTTCTTTAAG GGTCACGAGGGAAGATACACCATATATGTTCACGCTTCACAGGAGAAGCCTGAACATATTAGTCCAATATTTGTTGGTCGAGACATACACAGTGAGAAG GTAGCGTGGGGAATGATTTCAATGGTTGATGCAGAGAGAAGGCTGTTGGCCAAAGCTCTGGAAGATATAGATAACCAGCATTTTGTATTGCTTTCAGAAAG CTGCATTCCTCTTCACAATTTCGATTATGTATATGATTTCCTGATGGGATCAAGACACAGTTTTCTGGACTG CTTTCATGATCCTGGGCCACATGGAGTTTATAGATACTCAAAGAATATGTTACCTGAGGTTCGAGAGTCTGAATTCAGGAAGGGTTCTCAG TGGTTCTCAATGAAGCGGCAACATGCAATGGTGGTGATTGCAGACAGTGTTTATTACACAAAATTCAGGCTTTACTGCAGG CCTGGAATGGAAGAAGGGCGCAATTGCTATGCTGACGAGCATTATCTGCCGACATTGTTCCAC ATGATGGATCCTGCTGGAATTGCTAATTGGTCTGTCACTTATGTTGATTGGTCTGAAGGAAAGTGGCATCCCAGATCTTTCCGAGCTAAGGATGTTACTTATGAACGCCTAAAGAATATGACA TCTATTGATGTGAGCCGCCACATCACCAGTGATGAGAAG AAAGAGCTCTTGCAGAGGCCTTGCTTGTGGAATGGACTAAAGAGACCATGCTACTTGTTTGCAAGGAAATTTTACCCTGAAGCATTAGACAATCTTGTGAACCTATTCTCAAACTACACAATTTTCTGA
- the LOC117860724 gene encoding BTB/POZ and MATH domain-containing protein 1, translated as MTTTKSTETASRSTATVEKGTHVFEIVGYSLEKGFSAGHLVRSGTFTVGGFDWALSFYPDGGDEASGSSPWIILELVSNGAEARAQCGVGLLKQPSGLLGCGWRMRHPRTFNSSDSSRFAPFRLKSEAELKASGFLVGDCLKMKCTLMVVKGSQLSEIKEDSEIEVPPSDITKHFGTLLEDKVGADVTFSVGGETVTAHKIVLAARSPVFKAELYGPMSETRTSCVTIQDMQPAVFRAMLHFVYTDSLPRMDDLKGGDCSEMIRHLLVASCRYALDRLKMICQNILAKNLDAETVVTTLALADQHDCERLKKVCIEFITSPNEMDAVLATQGYASLKRTCPSVLVEVLEKTSRLRRS; from the coding sequence ATGACGACGACCAAATCCACGGAGACGGCATCGCGGTCCACCGCGACGGTGGAGAAGGGTACCCATGTCTTTGAAATCGTCGGGTACAGTCTTGAGAAGGGATTCAGCGCCGGTCACTTGGTCCGGTCTGGTACTTTTACTGTCGGCGGCTTTGACTGGGCCCTCAGCTTCTACCCCGACGGAGGCGATGAGGCTTCCGGAAGTTCCCCTTGGATAATTCTTGAGCTTGTGAGCAATGGAGCCGAGGCTCGTGCGCAGTGTGGCGTCGGATTGCTGAAACAGCCTTCCGGGTTGCTGGGCTGTGGGTGGAGAATGAGACACCCAAGGACGTTTAACTCCAGTGACAGCAGCCGCTTTGCACCGTTCAGGTTGAAGAGTGAGGCGGAGTTGAAAGCATCAGGATTCTTAGTTGGCGATTGCCTGAAGATGAAGTGCACCCTCATGGTCGTCAAAGGATCACAGTTATCTGAGATCAAGGAGGACTCTGAAATTGAAGTGCCACCGTCCGATATCACCAAGCATTTTGGCACCCTGTTAGAGGACAAGGTGGGAGCAGATGTCACATTCAGTGTTGGAGGGGAGACCGTCACAGCGCACAAGATTGTGCTCGCAGCACGGTCACCTGTCTTCAAGGCTGAGCTCTACGGCCCGATGAGCGAGACAAGGACAAGCTGTGTAACCATCCAAGATATGCAGCCTGCAGTGTTCAGGGCAATGCTGCATTTCGTGTATACAGATTCATTGCCGCGTATGGATGATCTCAAGGGAGGCGATTGCAGTGAGATGATCCGTCATTTACTGGTGGCTTCTTGTAGATATGCCCTCGACAGGTTGAAGATGATTTGCCAAAACATCCTTGCCAAGAATCTTGACGCAGAGACTGTCGTAACAACACTGGCTTTAGCAGATCAGCATGATTGCGAGAGGCTTAAGAAGGTTTGCATTGAGTTTATCACCTCGCCGAATGAGATGGATGCTGTGCTGGCAACCCAAGGTTACGCAAGTCTCAAAAGAACCTGCCCTTCTGTCTTAGTTGAGGTTCTGGAGAAAACAAGTCGTCTTCGCAGAAGTTAG
- the LOC117859630 gene encoding protein NRT1/ PTR FAMILY 4.3 produces the protein MERERNPSAMDVESSPPATAVDCRGRPCRPRRHGGMRAAVFVLVFQAAQTMALAAVGSNLITFVFGELHFPLSEAANVVTNFVGTVFILSPLGGFLSDSYAGCFWTLLAFGAVELAGLILLSVQAHLPQLKSAPCNMLTMVGSCERARGFKATIFFVALYLVALGSGCVMPNMTTYGADQFSGGGAFEKDAKRLSTYFNLSYFGFCAGELVALTAMVWAQTRYGMDVGFGLAAAALGAGLISLVSGVVFYRNKPPRGSIFTPIARVFVAAFTKRKQICPSGSSNPANGGAGDPAAPVDDNFRHANKFRFLDKACIRIAPEPDTEPESPWRLCTAAEVRQAKTLLAVMPIVACTVVFNTVLAQLQTFSVQQGSIMDTRLAPGSSSFAIPPASLQAIPYAMLLALVPTYELLLVPVMRRLTGTRSGITPLQRIGVGLSVVALSMAAAALVERRRRDASVSGGGRLSVLWLVPQFLVFGVSELFTNVGLMEFFYKQAAAGTMQAFFMALFYCSFSFGFFLSSVLVSLVNRATARGGRRGWLGDNDLDKDRLDLFYWVLAGLSVLNFFCYLLCARWYNSGAGGDPDEASSGEVVSEDDDDGKGLI, from the exons atggagagagagagaaacccaTCAGCCATGGATGTGGAGAGCTCCCCGCCGGCGACCGCCGTCGACTGCcgcggccgcccctgccgcccgcgccggcacgGCGGCATGCGCGCCGCCGTCTTCGTCCTAG TGTTCCAGGCGGCGCAGACgatggcgctggcggcggtggggagcaACCTGATCACCTTCGTCTTCGGCGAGCTCCACTTCCCGCTGTCGGAGGCGGCCAACGTGGTGACCAACTTCGTCGGCACCGTCTTCATCCTCTCCCCGCTCGGCGGCTTCCTCTCCGACTCCTACGCCGGCTGCTTCTGGACCCTCCTCGCCTTCGGCGCTGTCGAGCTCGCG ggATTGATATTACTGTCGGTACAAGCTCATCTACCACAGCTAAAGTCGGCGCCGTGCAACATGCTGACCATGGTCGGCAGCTGCGAGCGGGCCCGCGGCTTCAAGGCCACCATCTTCTTCGTGGCGCTCTACCTGGTGGCGCTCGGCAGCGGCTGCGTCATGCCCAACATGACCACGTACGGCGCCGACCagttctccggcggcggcgcgttcgAGAAGGACGCCAAGAGGCTCTCCACGTACTTCAACCTCTCCTACTTCGGCTTCtgcgccggcgagctcgtcgcGCTCACGGCGATGGTGTGGGCGCAGACGCGCTACGGTATGGACGTCGGgttcggcctcgccgccgctgcgttGGGCGCCGGGCTCATCAGCCTGGTGTCCGGTGTCGTGTTCTACCGGAACAAGCCGCCGCGGGGCAGCATCTTTACTCCGATTGCAAGG GTTTTCGTTGCTGCCTTCACCAAGAGGAAGCAAATCTGCCCTTCTGGCTCCTCCAATCCTGCCAATGGCGGAGCCGGCGACCCGGCGGCGCCCGTCGACGACAACTTCCGTCACGCCAATAAATTCAG GTTCTTAGACAAGGCGTGCATCAGGATCGCGCCGGAGCCTGACACGGAGCCGGAGAGCCCGTGGCGGCTGtgcacggcggcggaggtgcgGCAGGCGAAGACGCTCCTCGCCGTGATGCCCATCGTAGCGTGCACCGTCGTCTTCAACACCGTGCTGGCGCAGCTGCAGACCTTCTCGGTGCAGCAGGGCAGCATCATGGACACGAGGCTTGcgccgggctcctcctccttcgccaTCCCGCCGGCGTCGCTGCAGGCGATCCCCTACGCCATGCTCCTGGCGCTCGTCCCGACCtacgagctcctcctcgtccctgTCATGCGGCGGCTCACGGGCACCCGGTCCGGGATCACCCCGCTCCAGCGCATCGGCGTGGGGCTCTCCGTCGTCGCGctctccatggccgccgccgcgctagtcgagcgccgccggcgggacgcctccgtctccggcggcgggaggctCTCGGTGCTCTGGCTCGTGCCGCAGTTCCTCGTCTTCGGCGTGTCGGAGCTCTTCACCAACGTGGGGCTCATGGAGTTCTTCTACAAGCAGGCGGCCGCCGGCACGATGCAGGCCTTCTTCATGGCGCTCTTCTACTGCTCCTTCTCCTTCGGCTTCTTCCTCAGCTCCGTCCTCGTCTCGCTGGTGAACAGGGCCACGGCgaggggcggccgccgcggatGGCTCGGCGACAACGACCTCGACAAGGACAGGCTGGACCTCTTCTACTGGGTGCTCGCCGGGCTCAGCGTGCTCAACTTCTTCTGCTACCTGCTCTGCGCGAGGTGGTACAATTccggtgccggcggcgacccTGATGAAGCTTCCTCCGGCGAGGTCGTGTCTGAGGACGACGATGATGGCAAGGGGCTCATCTGA
- the LOC117861569 gene encoding glycosyltransferase BC10 isoform X1 has product MKWYQVWKLRFSDMKGVTVPRIRASPRRRIWISVVVIFIIITVLWAYLYPPQDYTYPVRDWFPSEPTRELTDAETAARVVFRHILSTPPFISRNPKIAFMFLTPGQLPFEKLWELFFKGHEGRYTIYVHASQEKPEHISPIFVGRDIHSEKVAWGMISMVDAERRLLAKALEDIDNQHFVLLSESCIPLHNFDYVYDFLMGSRHSFLDCFHDPGPHGVYRYSKNMLPEVRESEFRKGSQWFSMKRQHAMVVIADSVYYTKFRLYCRPGMEEGRNCYADEHYLPTLFHMMDPAGIANWSVTYVDWSEGKWHPRSFRAKDVTYERLKNMTSIDVSRHITSDEKKELLQRPCLWNGLKRPCYLFARKFYPEALDNLVNLFSNYTIF; this is encoded by the exons ATGAAGTGGTATCAGGTGTGGAAATTACGTTTCAGTGATATGAAGGGTGTTACAGTGCCTCGCATAAGAGCGAGTCCAAGAAGACGCATATGGATATCAGTGGTTGTAATATTCATCATCATCACTGTACTATGGGCTTATCTTTACCCGCCCCAGGATTATACCTATCCTGTTAGGGATTGGTTCCCCTCAGAACCTACCCGGGAGCTTACTGACGCAGAGACTGCCGCACGTGTTGTCTTTAGGCATATCCTCTCGACACCTCCTTTCATATCAAGGAACCCCAAAATTGCCTTCATGTTCTTGACTCCAGGCCAACTTCCATTTGAAAAATTATGGGAGTTGTTCTTTAAG GGTCACGAGGGAAGATACACCATATATGTTCACGCTTCACAGGAGAAGCCTGAACATATTAGTCCAATATTTGTTGGTCGAGACATACACAGTGAGAAG GTAGCGTGGGGAATGATTTCAATGGTTGATGCAGAGAGAAGGCTGTTGGCCAAAGCTCTGGAAGATATAGATAACCAGCATTTTGTATTGCTTTCAGAAAG CTGCATTCCTCTTCACAATTTCGATTATGTATATGATTTCCTGATGGGATCAAGACACAGTTTTCTGGACTG CTTTCATGATCCTGGGCCACATGGAGTTTATAGATACTCAAAGAATATGTTACCTGAGGTTCGAGAGTCTGAATTCAGGAAGGGTTCTCAG TGGTTCTCAATGAAGCGGCAACATGCAATGGTGGTGATTGCAGACAGTGTTTATTACACAAAATTCAGGCTTTACTGCAGG CCTGGAATGGAAGAAGGGCGCAATTGCTATGCTGACGAGCATTATCTGCCGACATTGTTCCAC ATGATGGATCCTGCTGGAATTGCTAATTGGTCTGTCACTTATGTTGATTGGTCTGAAGGAAAGTGGCATCCCAGATCTTTCCGAGCTAAGGATGTTACTTATGAACGCCTAAAGAATATGACA TCTATTGATGTGAGCCGCCACATCACCAGTGATGAGAAG AAAGAGCTCTTGCAGAGGCCTTGCTTGTGGAATGGACTAAAGAGACCATGCTACTTGTTTGCAAGGAAATTTTACCCTGAAGCATTAGACAATCTTGTGAACCTATTCTCAAACTACACAATTTTCTGA
- the LOC117860723 gene encoding BTB/POZ and MATH domain-containing protein 1: MLTTTNVRSASTCQPPETVQGMHVFEILGYSKQRGIGSNSFIRSAVFDVAGYNWVIFFYPDGFGDEIAAAAGYDLVSAYLRLLSTGCGKVRASCDLRLLNPATGSSTSAHPALITTREFDPDSDGGSKVCHCLCIGRSELEGTYVKDDRLTMECVVTVRKEPKVSKSKTFPSIKVPPSNLKRQLANLLESREGSDVTFSVAGETFAAHRLVLAMRSPAFKAELCGPMRESGTVQHPIVIEDMQPDAFRAMLYFIYTDSMDYNDDLLRDYHSGNCDMVHHLLVAADRYAVERLKLTCQSILCKNLHVRNVATTLALADQHHCDRLKNACIEFMCCSNDMDAIVAAQGFKDLATTSPSVLADAMVRMSKVGKKLTKRALKDGSN, from the coding sequence ATGCTGACGACGACCAACGTGAGGTCTGCGTCGACGTGCCAGCCGCCGGAGACGGTGCAGGGCATGCACGTCTTCGAGATCCTCGGCTACAGCAAGCAGCGTGGCATCGGCTCCAACTCCTTCATCCGGTCCGCCGTCTTCGACGTCGCCGGCTACAACTGGGTCATCTTCTTCTACCCCGACGGCTTCGGCGAcgagatcgccgccgccgccggctacgACCTCGTCTCCGCCTACCTCCGCCTCCTCAGCACGGGCTGCGGCAAGGTGCGCGCCTCCTGcgacctccgcctcctcaacCCCGCGACCGGGTCCTCGACGTCGGCGCACCCGGCGCTGATCACCACGAGGGAGTTCGACCCCGATAGCGACGGCGGCAGCAAGGTCTGCCACTGCCTCTGCATCGGCCGCAGCGAGCTCGAGGGCACCTACGTCAAGGACGACCGCCTCACCATGGAGTGCGTCGTCACCGTCAGGAAGGAGCCCAAGGTGTCCAAATCCAAGACCTTCCCTAGCATCAAGGTACCACCGTCCAACCTCAAGAGGCAGCTCGCCAATCTGCTGGAGAGTAGAGAAGGATCGGATGTCACGTTCAGCGTGGCGGGCGAGACGTTCGCGGCGCACCGCCTCGTGCTCGCAATGCGGTCGCCGGCGTTCAAGGCGGAGCTCTGTGGACCGATGAGGGAGTCGGGGACAGTACAGCATCCCATTGTCATCGAGGATATGCAGCCAGATGCATTCAGAGCGATGCTCTACTTCATCTACACCGACTCGATGGATTACAACGACGATCTCCTGAGGGATTACCATAGTGGGAACTGCGACATGGTGCATCACTTGCTGGTGGCGGCGGATAGGTACGCTGTTGAGAGGCTGAAGCTGACGTGCCAGAGCATCCTTTGCAAAAATCTTCATGTGCGGAACGTGGCGACGACGCTGGCTTTGGCTGATCAGCACCACTGCGACAGGCTGAAGAATGCGTGCATCGAGTTCATGTGCTGTTCGAATGACATGGATGCTATTGTGGCAGCACAAGGGTTCAAGGATCTCGCAACAACTTCGCCTTCGGTCTTGGCTGATGCAATGGTGAGGATGAGTAAGGTTGGCAAAAAGTTAACAAAAAGAGCATTAAAAGATGGATCTAATTAA
- the LOC117860978 gene encoding uncharacterized protein, translated as MQDAAAAASPTQLPPLLPLPPDLPPHSGPGSGAASAPDAAAAAAERVLRLGKEVEVECGDISASQEDLLARAPFLGGGGGEEEAEVFSTPPLTQGQQSQQDQGVQEEEEDAITMCSLPFTQPSPSSPFVPSSEDKEDQALVVSKPRKPRVCTRKVRGARIRTPTPSPNQSPDNRSTSTNTSSIVDPLYRAVLMIPTNPAPPTAAEDLLALARNRGIF; from the coding sequence AtgcaggacgccgccgccgccgcctccccaacCCAACTGCCACCACTGCTGCCTTTGCCTCCGGATTTGCCTCCCCACTCCGGCCCTGGTTCTGGCGCCGCCTCTGCTCCGgatgcggctgcggctgcggctgagAGGGTATTGCGACTGGggaaggaggtggaggtggagtgcGGCGACATCTCCGCCTCGCAGGAGGACCTCCTCGCCCGCGCCCccttcctcggcggcggcggcggggaggaagagGCCGAGGTGTTCAGTACCCCTCCTCTTACTCAGGGCCAGCAGAGCCAACAGGACCAAGGGGtacaagaggaggaggaagatgccATCACCATGTGCTCCCTCCCGTTCACCCAgccttccccttcttcccctttcGTTCCCTCTTCGGAGGACAAGGAGGATCAGGCGCTGGTGGTCTCCAAGCCGCGGAAGCCTCGGGTTTGCACCAGGAAGGTGAGAGGCGCCAGGATCAGGACTCCAACACCGAGCCCGAACCAGAGCCCTGACAATCGTAGCACCAGCACCAACACCAGCAGCATTGTCGACCCTCTCTATAGGGCTGTGCTCATGATCCCCACAAATCCTGCTCCACCCACCGCTGCTGAGGACCTCCTCGCGCTTGCTCGCAACCGCGGCATCTTCTAA